The Euleptes europaea isolate rEulEur1 chromosome 2, rEulEur1.hap1, whole genome shotgun sequence genome has a segment encoding these proteins:
- the LOC130473474 gene encoding potassium voltage-gated channel subfamily A member 2 — MTVATGDPTDEAALPGHPQDTYNPEADHECCERVVINISGLRFETQLKTLAQFPDTLLGDPKKRMRYFDPLRNEYFFDRNRPSFDAILYYYQSGGRLRRPVNVPLDIFSEEIRFYELGEEAMEMFREDEGYIKEEERPLPENEFQRQVWLLFEYPESSGPARIIAIVSVMVILISIVSFCLETLPVFRDENEDMPGSSPSHYSNSTFGSHHQQTSFTDPFFIVETLCIIWFSFEFLVRFFACPSKAGFFTNIMNIIDIVAIIPYFITLGTELAEKPEDGQQGQQAMSLAILRVIRLVRVFRIFKLSRHSKGLQILGQTLKASMRELGLLIFFLFIGVILFSSAVYFAEADESESQFPSIPDAFWWAVVSMTTVGYGDMVPTTIGGKIVGSLCAIAGVLTIALPVPVIVSNFNYFYHRETEGEEQAQYLQVTSCPKIPSSPDLKKSRSASTISKSDYMEIQEGVNNSNEDFREENLKTANCTLANTNYVNITKMLTDV, encoded by the coding sequence ATGACAGTTGCTACTGGAGACCCAACAGATGAAGCAGCTTTGCCTGGTCATCCTCAGGACACCTATAACCCAGAAGCCGATCATGAATGTTGCGAACGGGTGGTCATTAACATCTCAGGACTGCGGTTTGAAACCCAGCTGAAGACACTTGCTCAGTTTCCAGATACCTTGTTAGGAGATCCTAAAAAGAGAATGCGGTATTTCGATCCTCTCCGGAATGAGTATTTCTTTGACCGAAACCGACCCAGCTTTGATGCCATTTTGTACTACTACCAATCCGGTGGCAGACTGAGGCGGCCTGTTAATGTGCCCTTAGACATTTTCTCAGAAGAGATAAGGTTTTATGAACTTGGGGAAGAAGCTATGGAGATGTTCCGGGAGGATGAAGGTTACATCAAAGAAGAAGAACGGCCTTTACCAGAGAATGAGTTTCAGAGACAAGTTTGGCTGCTGTTTGAGTACCCAGAAAGCTCTGGGCCAGCCAGGATTATAGCAATTGTCTCTGTCATGGTCATTTTGATCTCAATTGTAAGCTTTTGCCTGGAAACTTTGCCTGTGTTCCGGGATGAGAACGAAGACATGCCTGGTAGCAGTCCAAGCCATTATTCCAATAGCACTTTTGGGTCTCATCATCAGCAAACCTCTTTTACAGACCCTTTCTTTATAGTAGAGACTCTCTGCATAATTTGGTTCTCTTTTGAATTCTTGGTGAGATTCTTTGCCtgccccagcaaagctgggtttTTTACCAACATCATGAACATCATTGACATTGTAGCTATCATCCCTTACTTCATCACGCTTGGAACAGAACTGGCTGAgaaaccagaagatggccaacaagGCCAACAGGCAATGTCTCTAGCCATCCTTCGAGTGATCCGTCTGGTGAGGGTGTTTAGGATCTTCAAACTCTCCAGACATTCCAAAGGATTGCAGATCCTGGGACAAACCCTTAAGGCCAGCATGAGGGAACTGGGCCTCTTGATATTTTTCCTCTTCATTGGTGTCATCCTGTTCTCCAGCGCCGTCTACTTCGCAGAGGCTGATGAGAGCGAATCTCAGTTTCCCAGCATTCCTGATGCTTTTTGGTGGGCAGTGGTTTCCATGACAACAGTTGGCTATGGAGACATGGTTCCCACCACCATAGGGGGAAAAATAGTTGGTTCCTTGTGTGCCATTGCAGGTGTATTAACAATTGCCTTACCAGTGCCGGTTATAGTGTCCAATTTCAACTACTTCTATCACCGTGAGACAGAGGGAGAGGAGCAAGCTCAATACTTGCAAGTCACCAGCTGCCCAAAGATCCCTTCTTCCCCTGACCTAAAGAAAAGCAGAAGTGCCTCCACTATTAGTAAGTCTGATTATATGGAGATACAAGAAGGTGTGAATAACAGTAACGAGGACTTTAGAGAGGAGAACTTGAAAACAGCAAATTGCACCCTAGCTAACACAAACTATGTTAATATAACCAAAATGCTAACTGACGTctag